One region of Polaribacter pectinis genomic DNA includes:
- the glpK gene encoding glycerol kinase GlpK — MKKYILALDQGTTSSRAIVFDKKGNIKSIAQKEFTQIFPKPSWVEHDALEIWSTQAGVAAEAIAMKSIEMEEIAAIGITNQRETVVVWDKNTGKPIYNAIVWQDKRTADYCDELKAAGKSEIIKEKTGLVIDSYFSGTKVKWILDNVEGAKEKAKNGELLLGTIDSWLVWNFSKKQKHITDVSNASRTLLFNIYTMSWDDELLELFTIPKSMLPEVKQSSEIYGHTKSSFFDCNIPIAGIAGDQQAALFGQMCTKKGMVKNTYGTGCFMLMNIGDKPIVSKNNLLTTVAWKINGKTTYAFEGSVFIAGAAVQWLRDGLKIIRDSSEVEALAKSVEDSDGVYFVPAFAGLGAPHWNQKAQGTIFGITRGTTDAHIARATIDAIAYQSMDILKAMEADAETTIKELRVDGGATVNNTLMQFQADVLNTKTIRPKIVETTAMGAAFLAGLAVGFWESEEEIQKIWQIDETFKPSRKREKIEENIKGWYKAIAALEYWAK, encoded by the coding sequence ATGAAAAAATACATTTTAGCATTAGATCAAGGAACTACAAGTTCTAGAGCGATTGTTTTTGATAAAAAAGGAAACATAAAATCTATTGCTCAAAAAGAATTTACACAGATTTTTCCAAAACCAAGTTGGGTAGAACACGATGCTTTAGAAATTTGGTCTACACAAGCAGGTGTTGCAGCAGAAGCTATTGCTATGAAAAGTATAGAAATGGAAGAAATTGCTGCAATCGGAATTACAAATCAGCGTGAAACTGTTGTTGTCTGGGATAAAAACACAGGAAAACCAATATATAATGCAATTGTTTGGCAAGATAAAAGAACAGCTGATTATTGTGATGAATTAAAAGCAGCAGGAAAATCTGAAATAATTAAAGAGAAAACAGGCTTGGTTATCGATTCTTATTTTTCTGGAACAAAAGTAAAATGGATTCTAGATAATGTTGAAGGCGCAAAAGAAAAAGCAAAAAATGGAGAATTATTATTAGGAACTATCGATTCTTGGTTGGTTTGGAATTTTTCAAAAAAACAAAAACATATTACAGATGTTTCAAACGCTTCTAGAACTTTGTTATTCAATATATATACCATGTCTTGGGACGATGAATTGTTAGAATTATTCACCATCCCTAAATCGATGTTACCAGAAGTAAAACAATCCAGCGAAATTTACGGACATACAAAGTCCTCTTTTTTTGATTGCAATATTCCTATAGCAGGAATTGCAGGAGACCAACAAGCAGCGCTTTTTGGACAAATGTGCACCAAAAAAGGTATGGTTAAAAACACCTATGGAACAGGTTGTTTTATGTTGATGAATATTGGCGACAAACCAATTGTTTCAAAAAACAATTTATTAACTACAGTTGCTTGGAAAATCAACGGAAAAACCACCTACGCTTTTGAAGGAAGTGTTTTTATTGCAGGTGCAGCTGTACAATGGTTAAGAGATGGGTTAAAAATTATTAGAGATTCTTCTGAAGTAGAAGCATTGGCAAAATCTGTTGAAGATTCAGATGGTGTTTATTTTGTACCAGCTTTTGCTGGTTTAGGAGCACCACATTGGAATCAGAAAGCGCAAGGAACTATTTTTGGAATTACAAGAGGAACAACAGATGCGCATATTGCAAGAGCAACTATAGATGCGATTGCATACCAATCTATGGATATTTTAAAAGCGATGGAAGCAGATGCAGAAACTACAATTAAAGAATTAAGAGTTGATGGTGGAGCAACAGTTAATAATACTTTAATGCAATTTCAAGCAGATGTTTTAAACACAAAAACAATTAGACCAAAAATAGTAGAAACTACAGCAATGGGTGCCGCTTTTTTAGCTGGTTTAGCAGTTGGTTTTTGGGAAAGTGAAGAAGAAATTCAAAAAATCTGGCAAATAGATGAAACTTTTAAACCATCAAGAAAAAGAGAAAAAATAGAGGAGAATATTAAAGGTTGGTATAAAGCAATTGCAGCTTTAGAATATTGGGCTAAATAA
- the miaB gene encoding tRNA (N6-isopentenyl adenosine(37)-C2)-methylthiotransferase MiaB gives MEHIEKVIDERIQGKALVTKNKKENTKKLFIESYGCQMNMNDSEIVASILDKQGYNTTQILEEADLVMVNTCSIREKAETTVRKRLQKYNKVKRINPKMKVGVLGCMAERLKEKFLEEEKIVDLVVGPDAYRDIPNLLEEVSEGRDAVNVILSKEETYGDVSPVRLNSNGVTAFVSITRGCDNMCTFCVVPFTRGRERSRDPKSILEEIQSMVDQNYKEITLLGQNVDSFLWYGGGLKKDFNKASEMAQATAVGFAELLDMCATKFPKTRFRFSTSNPQDMKLDVIHTMAKHKNICKYLHLPVQSGSNAMLKAMNRQHTREEYMELVDNIFKIVPEMSLSQDMIVGFCGETEQDHQDTLELMKYVKYDFGFMFSYSERPGTLAGNKMEDDVPFETKKRRLQEVIDLQQEHALYRTQQHLGKTEEFLIEGTSKKNPNEWKGRNTQNTVAVFEKGDYKLGDFVMVKVEDCTSATLKGTVVGYSDNN, from the coding sequence ATGGAACACATCGAAAAAGTTATCGACGAAAGAATACAAGGAAAAGCACTTGTAACTAAAAATAAAAAAGAAAATACCAAGAAATTATTCATTGAAAGTTACGGCTGTCAAATGAATATGAATGATAGTGAAATTGTGGCTTCAATTTTAGACAAACAGGGTTATAATACCACTCAAATTTTAGAAGAAGCAGATTTAGTTATGGTAAATACTTGCTCAATTCGCGAAAAAGCGGAAACTACAGTTCGTAAACGTTTGCAAAAATACAACAAGGTGAAACGCATAAACCCAAAAATGAAAGTTGGGGTTTTAGGTTGTATGGCAGAACGTTTAAAAGAAAAGTTTTTAGAAGAAGAAAAAATTGTAGATTTAGTTGTTGGGCCAGATGCTTACAGAGATATTCCAAATTTATTAGAAGAAGTTTCTGAAGGTAGAGATGCTGTAAATGTTATTTTATCGAAAGAAGAAACCTATGGAGATGTTTCTCCTGTTCGTTTAAATTCTAACGGAGTTACTGCGTTTGTTTCCATTACGAGAGGTTGTGATAATATGTGTACTTTTTGTGTAGTTCCTTTTACAAGGGGACGTGAAAGAAGTAGAGATCCTAAAAGCATTTTAGAGGAAATTCAATCTATGGTTGACCAAAACTATAAAGAAATTACTTTGCTTGGGCAAAATGTAGATAGTTTTCTTTGGTATGGTGGTGGTTTGAAAAAAGACTTTAATAAAGCTTCTGAAATGGCACAAGCAACTGCAGTTGGTTTTGCAGAATTGTTAGATATGTGTGCTACCAAATTCCCAAAAACACGATTTCGTTTTTCAACTTCAAATCCTCAAGATATGAAGTTAGACGTGATTCATACCATGGCAAAACACAAAAATATTTGTAAATATTTACATTTACCTGTACAAAGTGGAAGTAACGCCATGTTAAAAGCCATGAACAGACAACATACGCGTGAAGAATACATGGAATTGGTAGATAATATCTTTAAAATTGTTCCAGAAATGTCTTTATCTCAAGATATGATTGTTGGTTTTTGTGGAGAAACTGAACAAGATCATCAAGATACTTTAGAATTGATGAAATATGTAAAATACGATTTCGGTTTTATGTTTTCTTATTCTGAAAGACCAGGAACTTTAGCTGGTAATAAAATGGAAGATGATGTTCCTTTTGAAACTAAAAAAAGAAGATTACAAGAAGTTATCGACTTACAACAAGAACACGCTTTATACAGAACACAACAACATTTAGGAAAAACTGAAGAGTTTCTTATTGAAGGAACTTCAAAGAAAAACCCGAATGAATGGAAAGGAAGAAATACACAAAATACAGTTGCCGTTTTTGAAAAAGGCGATTATAAATTGGGTGATTTTGTAATGGTAAAAGTAGAAGATTGTACTTCAGCAACCTTAAAAGGAACTGTTGTTGGGTATTCTGATAATAATTAA
- a CDS encoding sigma-54 interaction domain-containing protein produces the protein MENLQAIKQRFGIIGNDVQLNRALEKAVRVAPTDISVLVTGESGVGKESIPKIIHSLSHRKHAKYIAVNCGAIPEGTIDSELFGHEKGSFTGATQDRKGYFEVADGGTIFLDEVGELPLTTQVRLLRVLENGEFIKVGSSKPQKTDVRIVAATNVNMQQAIEKERFREDLYYRLSTVEIHLPALRERNEDIHLLFRKFAADFAQKYRMPSIRLDENAVGVLLNFRFPGNIRQLKNLAEQISVIEESRTITGSKLQQYLPNNKGNFPAVIGSKKENDFSTERDIMYKILFDMRNDINDLKKLTLDLMKNGNLEEVQEENHQLIEKIYSDKELREHDIEVLNIPQKSSSAEKDYDFIETIEEDESLSLQDKEIEMIKKSLEKNNNKRKLAAKELGISERTLYRKIKQYDL, from the coding sequence ATGGAAAACTTACAAGCAATAAAACAACGTTTTGGAATTATCGGTAACGATGTTCAATTAAATAGAGCTTTAGAAAAAGCTGTAAGAGTTGCGCCTACAGATATATCTGTTTTAGTTACTGGTGAAAGTGGTGTTGGTAAGGAAAGTATTCCTAAAATAATTCATTCTTTATCGCACAGAAAACACGCAAAATACATTGCTGTAAACTGTGGTGCAATTCCTGAAGGAACAATTGATAGTGAACTTTTTGGTCACGAAAAAGGTTCTTTTACTGGAGCAACACAAGACAGAAAAGGTTATTTTGAAGTTGCAGATGGAGGAACTATTTTTCTTGATGAAGTTGGTGAATTACCATTAACAACACAAGTTCGTTTGTTACGCGTTTTAGAAAATGGCGAATTTATAAAAGTAGGTTCCTCTAAACCACAAAAAACAGATGTTAGAATTGTTGCTGCAACAAACGTTAACATGCAGCAAGCTATTGAAAAAGAACGCTTTAGAGAAGATTTATATTATAGATTAAGTACTGTAGAAATTCATTTACCTGCTTTAAGAGAACGTAATGAAGATATTCATTTATTGTTCAGGAAATTCGCTGCAGATTTTGCACAGAAATACAGAATGCCTTCTATTCGTTTAGATGAAAATGCTGTAGGTGTTTTATTAAATTTCAGGTTTCCAGGAAATATTCGTCAACTTAAGAATTTAGCAGAACAAATTTCTGTAATAGAAGAAAGCAGAACAATTACTGGTTCTAAATTACAGCAATATTTACCTAACAATAAAGGAAATTTCCCTGCAGTTATTGGTAGTAAAAAAGAAAATGATTTCTCTACAGAAAGAGATATTATGTACAAAATTTTGTTTGACATGAGAAATGACATCAACGATTTAAAAAAGTTGACGTTAGATTTAATGAAAAACGGAAATCTAGAAGAAGTTCAAGAAGAAAACCATCAATTAATAGAAAAAATTTACAGCGATAAAGAATTAAGAGAACATGATATTGAGGTCTTAAACATTCCTCAAAAATCTTCTTCTGCCGAAAAAGATTATGATTTTATTGAGACTATTGAGGAAGACGAATCTCTATCTTTACAAGACAAAGAAATAGAAATGATTAAAAAATCTTTAGAGAAAAACAACAATAAACGTAAATTAGCCGCTAAAGAATTAGGCATTTCTGAAAGAACTTTATACAGAAAAATTAAACAATACGATTTGTAA
- a CDS encoding LptE family protein, with protein MKKLLYITSISISILLMISCGAYSFTGGSTGDAKTLQVDFFPNQAPLVEPSLSQRFTQDLQDLFTRQTNLTLTKSNGDLYFSGEITGYRITPMSATADQTAAQNRLTITVNVRFVNKLVEKDDFEKQFSFYSDYPANSQLIGSVQEAAFDEIMERITQDIFNASVAKW; from the coding sequence ATGAAAAAACTACTTTATATAACATCTATTTCTATTAGTATTTTACTGATGATTTCATGCGGAGCATATTCTTTTACTGGAGGAAGTACAGGTGATGCAAAAACGTTGCAAGTAGATTTTTTTCCAAATCAAGCACCTTTAGTAGAACCTAGTTTAAGTCAGCGATTTACACAAGATTTACAAGATTTATTTACACGTCAGACAAATTTAACTTTAACCAAATCTAATGGAGATTTGTATTTTAGTGGAGAAATTACAGGATACAGAATTACACCTATGAGTGCAACTGCAGACCAAACTGCTGCACAAAACAGATTAACAATTACAGTAAATGTTAGATTTGTAAATAAGTTGGTAGAAAAAGACGATTTTGAAAAACAGTTCTCTTTTTATTCAGATTACCCAGCTAACTCACAACTTATTGGAAGTGTACAAGAAGCTGCTTTCGATGAAATTATGGAAAGAATAACCCAAGATATTTTTAACGCTTCAGTAGCAAAGTGGTAA
- the secG gene encoding preprotein translocase subunit SecG — MSYTAFLILILIVAIALILIVMVQNPKGGGLSSSFGGGGAQSLGGVQNTNNFLDRTTWTLAIAMFALILLANFAIPRDGDNNFKLDNTLDGIESTTPVEPTTNTNDSLQ; from the coding sequence ATGAGTTATACAGCATTTTTAATTCTAATTTTGATTGTAGCTATCGCTTTAATCTTAATTGTTATGGTTCAAAATCCTAAAGGTGGAGGTTTATCTTCTTCTTTTGGAGGTGGTGGAGCACAATCTTTAGGTGGTGTTCAAAACACTAACAACTTTTTAGACAGAACAACTTGGACTTTAGCAATTGCTATGTTTGCTCTAATTTTATTAGCAAATTTTGCAATACCAAGAGATGGAGACAACAACTTTAAGTTAGACAATACTTTAGATGGAATTGAATCTACAACACCTGTAGAACCAACAACAAATACTAACGATAGTTTACAATAA
- a CDS encoding co-chaperone GroES, whose translation MGLNIKPLADRVLVEPAPAETKTASGLIIPDNAKEKPQQGTVVAIGNGKVDEPLTVKVGDTVLYSKYGGTDLKLEGKDYLMMRESDILAII comes from the coding sequence ATGGGATTAAACATTAAACCTTTAGCAGATAGAGTTCTTGTAGAACCTGCACCTGCAGAAACAAAAACAGCATCTGGATTAATTATTCCAGATAACGCAAAAGAGAAGCCACAACAAGGAACTGTTGTTGCCATTGGAAATGGTAAAGTAGATGAACCTTTAACTGTAAAAGTTGGAGATACTGTTCTATACAGTAAATATGGTGGAACAGATTTAAAGTTAGAAGGAAAAGATTATTTAATGATGCGCGAAAGCGACATTTTAGCGATTATATAA
- the groL gene encoding chaperonin GroEL (60 kDa chaperone family; promotes refolding of misfolded polypeptides especially under stressful conditions; forms two stacked rings of heptamers to form a barrel-shaped 14mer; ends can be capped by GroES; misfolded proteins enter the barrel where they are refolded when GroES binds) encodes MAKDIKFDIEARDGLKRGVDALANAVKVTLGPKGRNVIISKSFGAPTVTKDGVSVAKEVELADELENMGAQMVKEVASKTNDLAGDGTTTATVLAQAIVKEGLKNVAAGANPMDLKRGIDKAVAAIISDLEKQTQKVGNSSEKIKQVAAISANNDDVIGDLIATAFTKVGKEGVITVEEAKGMETYVDVVEGMQFDRGYLSPYFVTDADKMIADLENPYILLFDKKISNLQEILPILEPVSQSGRPLLIIAEDVDGQALATLVVNKLRGGLKIAAVKAPGFGDRRKAMLEDIAILTGGTVISEERGFSLENATLDLLGTAETITVDKDNTTIVNGSGDAEAIKTRVNQIKSQIETTTSDYDKEKLQERLAKLAGGVAVLYVGAASEVEMKEKKDRVDDALHATRAAVEEGIVAGGGVALVRAKKVLEKITTDNLDETTGVQIINKAIEAPLRIIVENAGGEGSVVLNKVLEGKKDFGYNAKTDEYVDMLKAGIIDPKKVTRVALENAASVAGMILTTECALVDIKEDAGAAGMPPMGGGMPGMM; translated from the coding sequence ATGGCAAAAGATATAAAATTTGATATTGAAGCAAGAGACGGATTAAAACGTGGAGTTGATGCTTTAGCAAATGCAGTAAAAGTAACTTTAGGACCAAAAGGAAGAAATGTAATTATCTCTAAATCTTTTGGAGCACCAACTGTAACTAAAGATGGTGTTTCTGTTGCAAAAGAAGTAGAATTAGCAGATGAGCTAGAGAACATGGGAGCTCAAATGGTAAAAGAAGTTGCTTCTAAAACCAACGATTTAGCTGGTGATGGAACAACAACTGCAACTGTTCTTGCACAAGCAATTGTAAAAGAAGGTTTAAAAAATGTTGCTGCGGGTGCAAACCCAATGGATTTAAAACGTGGAATTGACAAAGCTGTAGCTGCAATTATTTCTGATTTAGAAAAGCAAACTCAAAAAGTTGGTAATTCTTCAGAAAAAATAAAACAAGTTGCTGCAATTTCTGCAAATAACGATGATGTTATTGGAGATTTAATTGCCACTGCATTTACCAAAGTAGGTAAAGAAGGTGTAATTACTGTAGAAGAAGCAAAAGGAATGGAAACTTATGTTGATGTTGTAGAAGGAATGCAATTTGACAGAGGTTATTTATCTCCTTATTTTGTAACAGACGCAGATAAAATGATTGCAGATTTAGAAAATCCGTATATTTTATTATTCGATAAAAAGATTTCTAACTTACAAGAAATTCTTCCAATTTTAGAGCCAGTTTCTCAATCTGGTAGACCTTTATTAATTATTGCTGAAGATGTAGATGGACAAGCATTAGCAACTTTAGTAGTTAATAAATTAAGAGGTGGTTTAAAAATTGCTGCTGTAAAAGCACCAGGTTTTGGAGACAGAAGAAAAGCAATGTTAGAAGACATCGCTATTTTAACTGGTGGAACTGTAATTTCTGAAGAAAGAGGTTTTTCATTAGAAAATGCAACTTTAGATTTATTAGGAACTGCAGAAACTATTACTGTAGATAAAGATAATACAACTATTGTTAATGGTTCTGGAGATGCAGAGGCTATTAAAACTAGAGTAAATCAGATTAAATCTCAAATTGAAACTACAACATCTGATTACGATAAAGAAAAACTACAAGAACGTTTAGCTAAATTAGCTGGTGGTGTTGCAGTTTTATATGTTGGTGCTGCTTCTGAAGTAGAAATGAAAGAGAAAAAAGACAGAGTAGATGATGCATTACATGCTACAAGAGCTGCAGTTGAAGAAGGAATTGTTGCTGGTGGTGGTGTTGCTTTAGTTCGTGCTAAAAAAGTGTTAGAAAAAATTACTACAGATAATTTAGACGAAACTACAGGTGTACAAATTATTAACAAAGCTATTGAAGCTCCGTTAAGAATTATTGTTGAAAACGCTGGTGGTGAAGGTTCTGTAGTTTTAAATAAAGTTTTAGAAGGTAAAAAAGACTTTGGTTATAACGCAAAAACTGACGAATATGTAGACATGCTAAAAGCTGGTATTATAGATCCTAAAAAAGTAACTCGTGTTGCATTAGAAAATGCTGCTTCTGTTGCTGGAATGATTCTTACAACCGAATGTGCTTTAGTAGATATTAAAGAAGATGCTGGCGCTGCAGGAATGCCTCCAATGGGTGGTGGAATGCCAGGAATGATGTAG
- a CDS encoding BamA/TamA family outer membrane protein, with the protein MVKNNCKYIGVLLLVVVVFYSCGIKKFIPEDERLYTGATIEIDADSSVHKVADLKEDLKTVIRPKPNSKFLGMHLGLYYYYKSQKEKPSFITKWLFKRIGQEPVYQSDVDELEVEEILRNRLENYGFFYSSIGSSFKELEKEASIIYNLKVPASYKMANYKIDSMVSPIYKDIKDLTTKSPFPENMRFDLANLKLERQRLDVELKKKGYFNFNPDFLIFEADTNQYKNKRFDLFLKMKAKVPKKATIPYKLNRINIYPNYNLNDSTKVKEIRFEGKSYHQDSIFFKPKYLDDFITLKEGDFFNPATSKNTARRLSTIGAYKFVNIQYKELDTLATDNLGGLEANIFLSPLTKRAIRAELQAVTKSNNFAGPKLALTYSNRNLFKGGETLNISTNIGYETQISSGDNAGLSSLELGVKAELIFPRVIAPFSINEDFFEYSIPKTKTSIGATYLSRSKLYTLLSGNLAFGYVWNANRYITYELNPISVNYTSLSNTTAEFEEILANNSFLSRSFNQEFISGLTFSFTYNEFSNSSKTHQFYLNSTVDIAGNSISLLGKEKVAGEPKQFLGLEYAQYAKADIDARYHFNFGDKNSQTIAARLFAGYGYAYGNSDVVPFVKQYFSGGPYSVRAFNIRSLGPGTYNDEDNTNSQTIGSFFDKTGNIRLEANMEYRFPIFSFFKGAVFVDAGNVWNSVSNPDFKDSNGNERDKFTSNFINELGMGAGLGLRVDVQGFVIRFDLAAPFHDPSLEKEKRWDFRVDEPVFNFAIGYSF; encoded by the coding sequence ATGGTAAAAAATAACTGTAAATATATTGGTGTTTTACTTTTAGTAGTCGTGGTTTTCTATTCTTGTGGAATAAAAAAGTTTATTCCAGAAGATGAAAGGTTATACACTGGAGCAACCATAGAAATAGACGCAGATTCTTCCGTGCACAAAGTTGCCGATTTAAAGGAAGATTTAAAAACTGTAATAAGACCCAAACCCAACTCTAAATTTTTAGGAATGCATTTAGGACTTTATTACTATTACAAAAGTCAGAAAGAAAAACCTAGTTTTATAACTAAATGGTTGTTTAAGAGAATTGGGCAAGAACCTGTTTATCAATCGGATGTAGATGAATTAGAAGTTGAAGAAATCTTAAGAAATAGATTAGAAAACTATGGGTTTTTTTATAGCTCAATTGGTTCTTCTTTTAAAGAGCTAGAAAAAGAAGCTTCTATTATTTATAATTTAAAAGTGCCAGCATCATATAAAATGGCTAATTATAAGATAGATAGTATGGTTTCGCCAATTTATAAGGATATTAAAGATTTAACAACAAAATCTCCATTTCCAGAAAACATGCGTTTCGATTTGGCAAATTTAAAATTAGAAAGACAAAGGTTAGATGTAGAATTAAAGAAAAAAGGATACTTTAATTTTAATCCAGATTTTTTAATTTTTGAAGCTGATACCAATCAATATAAAAATAAAAGATTCGATTTATTTTTAAAGATGAAAGCTAAAGTTCCCAAAAAAGCAACCATACCCTATAAACTTAATCGAATAAACATTTACCCTAATTACAATTTAAATGACTCTACAAAAGTTAAGGAAATTCGTTTTGAAGGTAAGAGTTATCATCAAGATTCAATCTTTTTTAAACCAAAATATTTAGATGATTTTATTACCTTAAAAGAAGGTGATTTCTTTAACCCAGCAACTTCTAAAAATACAGCAAGAAGACTGTCTACCATTGGCGCATACAAGTTTGTAAATATTCAGTATAAAGAATTAGATACTTTAGCTACAGATAATTTGGGTGGTTTAGAAGCTAATATATTTTTATCGCCTTTAACAAAACGTGCAATTCGTGCAGAATTGCAAGCGGTTACAAAATCTAATAATTTTGCAGGGCCAAAATTAGCATTAACTTATAGTAATAGGAACTTATTTAAAGGAGGAGAAACCTTAAACATTAGTACAAATATTGGTTATGAAACCCAAATTTCTAGTGGAGACAATGCAGGATTAAGTAGTTTAGAGTTGGGTGTAAAAGCCGAACTTATCTTTCCAAGAGTAATTGCACCTTTTTCTATAAACGAAGATTTTTTCGAATATTCTATTCCAAAAACAAAAACAAGTATTGGTGCTACGTATTTAAGTAGAAGTAAATTATATACATTATTGTCTGGTAATTTGGCATTTGGGTATGTTTGGAATGCAAATAGATATATTACTTACGAGTTAAATCCTATTTCTGTAAATTACACCAGTCTTTCAAATACAACAGCAGAATTTGAAGAAATATTAGCAAATAACTCTTTTTTAAGTAGAAGTTTCAATCAAGAATTTATAAGTGGACTCACATTTTCTTTCACGTATAATGAGTTTTCAAATTCATCAAAAACGCATCAATTTTATTTAAATTCTACGGTAGATATTGCAGGAAATAGTATTAGTTTATTAGGTAAAGAAAAGGTTGCTGGAGAACCAAAACAATTTTTAGGTTTAGAATATGCCCAATATGCAAAAGCAGATATAGATGCAAGATATCATTTTAATTTTGGCGATAAGAATTCGCAAACAATAGCTGCAAGATTATTTGCAGGTTATGGTTATGCATATGGTAATTCTGATGTTGTTCCGTTTGTAAAACAGTATTTTTCTGGAGGACCATATAGTGTAAGAGCTTTTAATATTAGATCTCTAGGTCCTGGAACCTATAATGATGAAGACAATACAAATTCTCAAACAATTGGTTCGTTTTTCGATAAAACAGGAAACATACGTTTAGAAGCAAATATGGAATATCGTTTTCCAATTTTTTCTTTCTTTAAAGGAGCTGTTTTTGTGGATGCTGGTAATGTTTGGAACTCTGTTTCAAATCCAGATTTTAAAGATTCTAATGGTAATGAAAGAGATAAATTTACATCTAATTTTATAAATGAATTAGGAATGGGAGCTGGTTTGGGTTTACGAGTAGATGTACAGGGTTTTGTAATTCGTTTCGATTTGGCAGCTCCTTTTCACGATCCATCTTTAGAGAAAGAAAAACGTTGGGACTTTAGAGTTGATGAACCTGTTTTTAACTTCGCAATTGGTTATTCTTTTTAA